A single window of Excalfactoria chinensis isolate bCotChi1 chromosome 13, bCotChi1.hap2, whole genome shotgun sequence DNA harbors:
- the LCP2 gene encoding lymphocyte cytosolic protein 2, which translates to MDLRNIPYRSEVITWNPDDLAEYFKTLRYKDCEKVVRKHSINGQRFLNMSENDIQKFPKLRVPILSKLSQDINRNEGRISFFSKWGQTQKCPENSGYSQEDDGWSSFDDQDEDDDYESPDDDQEKEDEADYESPTEETEEAEHDSDGYEPPPSNNDEAHHNVIFPAKSLANNTDYIDRPPTARSSHQPPVPPQRPGPNPAPASFGGRSASLPAFPPLPSNNDRNVKPLKPPAPSIDRSTKPPLDRLAPPFERESPVSGRKPSHPEKLLAPQLRALGEQLAMMPKPPVPPSDRYERGNPSPLRKQIPAKQGWAQQKRPEEEDDHTPQRAVPQISLPPHSSNTFPSKSIKPLPKPGSNCMPGAESARSLSASGSLPPRFPLGNNSRSPSRGTADLRPPLPIPSRQTAHQPNTDEDEDSLNDEWYVAYISRPEAEAALRKINKDGTFLVRDSSRKTTTHPYVLMVLYKDKVYNIQIRYQEHDQTYLLGTGLKGKEDFSSVAHIIDYFQRTPLLLIDGKDRGSRNQCMLKYAAGNIK; encoded by the exons TTAAGGTATAAGGACTGTGAGAAAGTTGTGAGAAAGCACAGTATAAATGGACAGAGGTTTTTG AACATGTCTGAAAATGATATCCAGAAATTTCCCAAACTCCGAGTGCC CATTCTGAGTAAACTAAGTCAAGATATAAACCGAAATGAAGGGAGGATCTCTTTCTTCTCAAAATG GGGCCAAACACAAAAGTGTCCTGAAAACTCAG GATACAGTCAAGAAGATGATGGCTGGTCTTCATTT GATGATCAGGATGAAGATGACGACTATGAAAGCCCTGATGATGACCAGGAAAAGGAAGACGAGGCTGACTATGAATCACCAACGGAAGAAACTGAGGAAGCAGAACATGACAGTGACGGCTATGAGCCACCTCCATCCAATAATGATGAAGCACACCACAATGTCATATTTCCTGCCAAGTCACTTGCAAACAACACAGACTATATAG aCAGGCCTCCAACAGCCAGATCATCACACCAGCCTCCAGTACCACCCCAGCGGCCTGGCCCAAACCCAGCACCAGCCTCATTTGGGGGAAGAAGTGCTTCT CTGCCAGCCTTCCCCCCTCTGCCAAGCAACAATGACAGAAACGTTAAGCCTTTGAAAC CCCCAGCTCCTTCCATAGACAGAAGCACAAAACCCCCACTGGATCGCCTTGCTCCACCATTTGAAAGAGAAAGCCCAGTATCAG ggAGGAAGCCAAGCCATCCTGAAAAG CTTCTGGCCCCACAGCTAAG AGCCCTGGGAGAACAACTAGCAATGATGCCAAAACCTCCTGTACCACCAAGTGATAGATACGAAAGAGGAAATCCATCTCCTCTAAGGAAGCAAATCCCTGCGAA gCAGGGCTGGGCACAACAGAAAAGACCTGAA GAAGAAGACGACC ATACACCCCAAAGAGCAGTGCCACAGATATCTTTGCCCCCACACAGCTCCAATACATTCCCATCAAAATCTATCAAGCCTCTACCTAAGCCAGGATCCAACTGCATGCCTGGTGCTGAAAG tgcTAGAAGCCTGTCTGCAAGTGGCTCACTACCACCTCGCTTTCCCCTAG GCAACAACAGCAGATCTCCTTCAAGAGGCACGGCTGATTTGAGACCTCCGCTGCCCATTCCTAGCAGGCAGACTGCTCACCAGCCAAACACAGATGAAGATGAG GATTCACTAAATGATGAATGGTACGTCGCTTATATTAGCCGGCCTGAAGCAGAGGCAGCTCTTCGAAAAATAAACAAG gATGGAACTTTCTTAGTAAGAGACAGCTCAAGAAAAACTACCACTCATCCATACGTACTGATGGTGTTGTACAAGGATAAAGTGTACAATATCCAGATTCGTTACCAGGAGCATGATCAGACATATTTGTTAGGAACTggcttaaaaggaaaagag gatttttcttctgtagcacATATCATCGATTACTTCCAAAGAACGCCTCTTCTTCTGATTGATGGAAAAGACAGGGGTTCAAGAAACCAGTGCATGTTAAAATATGCTGCAGGAAATATTAAATGA
- the C13H5orf58 gene encoding putative uncharacterized protein C5orf58 homolog: MSDKRRAGRMEEESTQGSGSLAQADDLNAKPLLQGKRDLDKESVSNMFKTDAADQQFNLEAAIKNVDKMSNELKKLNVESQLLLCDLILNFNHPMKAKDLREAEEKAWSLMD, translated from the exons ATGTCTGACAAGAGAAGAGCAGGGAGAATGGAGGAAGAATCCACCCAGGGATCTG GATCCTTGGCACAGGCTGATGACCTCAATGCAAAGCCGCTGTTGCAAGGGAAGAGAGACTTGGACAAAGAATCTGTGTCAAAC ATGTTCAAAACTGATGCAGCTGATCAGCAGTTTAACCTGGAAGCTGCAATTAAAAATGTTGACAAAATGTCCAACGAGCTGAAGAAACTAAATG TGGAAAGCCAGCTACTGCTTTGTGACCTTATTCTGAATTTCAACCACCCCATGAAGGCCAAAGATTTAAGAGAGGCTGAAGAAAAAGCCTGGAGTTTGATGGATTAA